ACCATTCAACAGTACCCTTATTGATGGGGAAATTCATTACTATGACCTGACCCATTTTATGAAATCTCCTGATGCTGTTTTAATCATTGCGGAAGAGGATAATGAAATCGTTGCATCGGGATACGCTCTCATTAAAAATACCGATAAGAATTATTATCATTTTAAAACTTATGCTTATCTGGGTTTTATGTATGTAAAACCGGAGTATCGGGGAAAAGGAATCAACAAGCTGATTACTGACGAACTGATTAGTTGGTCGAAATCAAGAAATATTTCAGAGATCAGACTGGATGTTTATGCTCAGAACGAACCTGCTATAAAAGCCTATGAAAAAGCAGGATTTGAGCCGCTTCTCCTCACGATGAGACTGAAAAGCTAGAAAACAAGAAGATAAAAGCCGGAAGATGATGATGTTTTACAAATTCCTATCCTCTTTTATTTGAAAATATTTTAATTGTAAAATACAGATCCCATAATCTTCCCACTCCCCCCTATTCATCTCTCTTCCCTCTAAAATCCTATCTTTGTACTATGGACCTGCCGCTTCGTAAGATTATTCATGTAGATATGGATGCATTTTATGCTTCCGTGGAACAGCATGACAATCCGGAGCTTAAAGGCAAGCCCATTGCAGTTGGCGGCCAGCACCGCGGAGTAGTTGCTGCCGCGAGCTATGAAGCCAGAAAATACGGAGTTCGTTCTGCAATGCCCAGTAAGACTGCCCGGGAAAGATGCCCGCATCTTATTTTTGTTTCGCCCCGCTTTGCCCGATACAAAGAAATTTCCAGAAAGATCAGAGAAATTTTTTATGAATACACTGATCTGGTGGAGCCGCTGTCTCTGGATGAGGCTTATCTGGACGTTACTGAAAATAAAAAGGGAATGGAATCTGCCAACCTGATTGCCCGTGAAATCCGTCAGAAAATTTTTGAACAGACCGGATTAACGGCTTCTGCAGGAATTTCAGTCAATAAATTTTTAGCGAAAGTAGCTTCTGACATCAATAAACCCAATGGCCAGAAAACCATTCATCCAGATAAAGTGGAAAACTTTCTGGAAGAACTTCCTGTTGAAAAATTTTACGGCGTAGGTAAGGTTACAGCTAACAAAATGTTTGGTTTAGGGATTTACAAAGGAAAAGATTTAAAGAAAAGATCCCTGGAAGAACTGGACCGGCTTTTCGGAAAATCCGGCAGGCATTACTATAATGTGGTGCGTGGCATTCACACTTCCGAGGTAAAACCTCATCGAATCCAGAAAAGTGTCGCTGTTGAAAGGACTTTTTTTGAAGATCTTTTTGATGAACAGCAAATTGATGAAAAGCTTGAAAATTTAGGACAGGAACTCCATCAGCGGTTACAGAAAAACAATATTCTGGGAAGAACTCTCACTTTAAAAATAAAATACCGGGATTTCTCTATGTTCACCAGAAGTATCACAAAAGAGGAGTATTTTTCTTCTCCGAAACAGTACTTCAATACCGGTAAAAAACTCTGGGAACTCCGTCCTTATAATAAACCAGTAAGATTATTGGGATTGTCTCTTTCTCATCTTAATACGGAAGAAAAAAAGCAGATTTCTATTCAACTAAAAATCCCGTTTGAAGAGTTTGAAAATCAGTAG
This region of Chryseobacterium vaccae genomic DNA includes:
- the dinB gene encoding DNA polymerase IV, whose product is MDLPLRKIIHVDMDAFYASVEQHDNPELKGKPIAVGGQHRGVVAAASYEARKYGVRSAMPSKTARERCPHLIFVSPRFARYKEISRKIREIFYEYTDLVEPLSLDEAYLDVTENKKGMESANLIAREIRQKIFEQTGLTASAGISVNKFLAKVASDINKPNGQKTIHPDKVENFLEELPVEKFYGVGKVTANKMFGLGIYKGKDLKKRSLEELDRLFGKSGRHYYNVVRGIHTSEVKPHRIQKSVAVERTFFEDLFDEQQIDEKLENLGQELHQRLQKNNILGRTLTLKIKYRDFSMFTRSITKEEYFSSPKQYFNTGKKLWELRPYNKPVRLLGLSLSHLNTEEKKQISIQLKIPFEEFENQ
- a CDS encoding GNAT family N-acetyltransferase translates to MIIREATEQDLEILLTFEQGIVTAERPFNSTLIDGEIHYYDLTHFMKSPDAVLIIAEEDNEIVASGYALIKNTDKNYYHFKTYAYLGFMYVKPEYRGKGINKLITDELISWSKSRNISEIRLDVYAQNEPAIKAYEKAGFEPLLLTMRLKS